The Corythoichthys intestinalis isolate RoL2023-P3 chromosome 1, ASM3026506v1, whole genome shotgun sequence genome has a segment encoding these proteins:
- the dhx38 gene encoding pre-mRNA-splicing factor ATP-dependent RNA helicase PRP16, whose translation MDDDDSMHRLEGSDAQDQVGGLIVKKKSAAAEHHIFRAPTPRTSLLGLDLLAAQKRKERESKEQNDGEDGARKKSRVSSYKDWEENKSDSGSDDEDVEDSGQDKKENRKYRTSGSETPSSPGGVSEEFRRRYEQREKDRREQGVYVSSKDDRNRDKDKRRDRRSERDTREGSRLERSHRSERSERSQRDGWLDRISRGSKRDEPQTPQQRPRDGSTPSRSNWEEDDSGYASSRHSHWESPSPAPSQRESDRSERSRHTGRESQRRDRSVKGNYAADTPLPTPSYKYNEWANDRKHLGSTPRLSQGKGKKEGGTGITFDNEDEKEQWEEDQKQADRDWYMMDEGYDEFHNPFTSTSEDYVKKREQILQKQTQKRISAQKRQINEDNERWETNRMLTSGVVQRLEVDEDFEEDNATKVHLLVHNLVPPFLDGRIVFTKQPEPIIPVKDATSDMAIISRKGSQLVRKHREQKERKKAQHKHWELAGTKLGDIMGIQKKEDDAFESQEVGEDGKVDYKAEQKFADHMKEKSEASSEFAKKKSILEQRQYLPIFAVRQQLLNIIRDNSIVIVVGETGSGKTTQLTQYLHEDGYTSYGMVGCTQPRRVAAMSVAKRVSEEIGTNLGEEVGYAIRFEDCTCEKTMIKYMTDGILLRESLRESDLDHYSAVIMDEAHERSLNTDVLFGLLREVVSRRTDLKLIVTSATMDSDKFASFFGNVPIFHIPGRTFPVDIMFSKTPQEDYVEAAVKQALQIHLSGLFGDILIFMPGQEDIEVTSDQIVERLEELDNAPALAVLPIYSQLPSDLQAKIFQKAPDGVRKCIVATNIAETSLTVDGIMFVVDAGYCKLKVFNPRIGMDALQVYPISQANANQRAGRAGRTGPGQCYRLYTQSAYKNEMLTTTIPEIQRTNLANVVLLLKSLGVQDLLLFHFMDPPPEDNMLNSMYQLWILGALDNTGSLTPTGRMMVEFPLDPALSKMLIVSCDMGCSADILIIVSMLSVPAIFYRPKGREEESDQVREKFSVPESDHLTYLNVYTQWKNNNYSSIWCNDHFIHTKAMRKVREVRSQLKDIMVQQRMNLMSCGSDWDIIRKCICAAYFHQAAKLKGIGEYVNVRTGMPCHLHPTSSLFGMGYTPDYIIYHELVMTTKEYMQCVTAADGEWLAELGPMFYSIKHAGRSRQENRRRAKEEINNMEEEMALAEQQLRSRREENERKNTGNVKSLRICTPGRREEAPMTPRRTPSRFGL comes from the exons ATGGATGACGATGACTCTATGCATAGACTGGAGGGGAGTGATGCTCAAGACCAAGTTGGAGGActgatagtgaagaaaaaaagtgcCGCTGCAGAACATCATATATTTCGGGCCCCTACCCCTCGAACGTCTCTGCTGGGCTTGGATCTACTGGCGGcccagaaaagaaaagaaagggagAGTAAAGAGCAGAATGATGGCGAGGACGGAGCCAGAAAAAAATCCAGGGTTTCATCTTACAAAGACTGGGAGGAAAATAAAAGTGACTCTGGTTCCGATGATGAAGATGTAGAGGATAGTGGACAAGATAAAAAGGAGAA TAGAAAATACCGTACAAGTGGCTCAGAGACGCCTTCCAGTCCCGGAGGAGTGAGTGAAGAGTTTCGCCGCCGATACGAGCAGAGGGAAAAAGACAGACGTGAGCAGGGTGTCTACGTTTCCTCCAAAGATGACCGCAACAGAGACAAAGACAAGCGAAGGGACCGACGAAGTGAAAGAG ATACCCGAGAGGGCAGCCGCTTGGAGCGTTCACACCGCAGTGAGAGAAGCGAGCGCTCGCAGAGAGACGGTTGGTTGGATCGCATCAGTCGGGGTAGCAAGCGGGATGAACCACAAACACCACAACAACGCCCCAGAG ATGGTTCTACGCCTTCCCGCTCTAACTGGGAAGAAGACGACAGTGGTTATGCCAGTTCCCGGCATTCCCATTGGGAGTCTCCTTCCCCCGCTCCTTCTCAAAGAGAATCGGATCGCTCAGAACGGAGTCGGCACACGGGCCGAGAAAGCCAGAGAAGAGACAG ATCAGTGAAAGGAAACTATGCTGCCGACACACCCCTGCCCACTCCGTCGTACAAGTACAACGAGTGGGCCAATGACAGAAAGCATTTAGGATCCACACCTCGTTTGTCTCAAGGAAAAG GTAAAAAAGAAGGCGGGACTGGAATTACGTTTGACAATGAGGATGAGAAAGAGCAGTGGGAAGAAGATCAGAAG CAAGCCGACAGAGACTGGTACATGATGGACGAAGGCTATGATGAGTTCCACAACCCCTTCACTTCCACGTCGGAAGACTATGTTAAGAAGAGAGAGCAGATTCTTCAGAAGCAAACTCAGAAACGAATATCCGCTCAAAAACGTCAAATCAACGAG GACAATGAGCGTTGGGAGACCAACCGTATGTTGACTAGTGGCGTGGTGCAGAGGTTGGAGGTGGATGAAGACTTTGAGGAGGACAATGCGACAAAGGTTCACCTGCTGGTTCACAATTTGGTTCCTCCCTTCCTTGATGGGAGAATAGTATTTACTAAGCAG CCAGAGCCCATTATCCCAGTGAAAGATGCCACCTCTGACATGGCCATCATCTCCCGCAAGGGCAGTCAGCTTGTTCGTAAGCATCGTGAACAGAAAGAACGAAAAAAA GCACAGCACAAACATTGGGAACTGGCAGGCACAAAGCTGGGGGACATAATGGGCATCCAAAAGAAAGAAGACGATGCTTTTGAAAGCCAAGAGGTTGGCGAGGATGGCAAAGTAGACTACAA AGCAGAGCAGAAGTTTGCAGATCACATGAAAGAGAAGAGCGAGGCCAGCAGTGAGTTTGCCAAAAAGAAAAGCATTCTGGAGCAAAGACAGTACCTACCAATTTTTGCTGTGAGGCAGCAGCTTCTTAACATCATCAG GGACAACAGCATCGTGATTGTAGTTGGGGAAACGGGCAGTGGAAAAACCACGCAGCTGACCCAATACCTCCACGAGGACGGCTACACCAGCTATGGCATGGTGGGGTGTACACAACCACGCAGAGTGGCCGCCATGAGTGTTGCCAAGAGAGTCAGTGAGGAAATAGGCACCAACCTAGGGGAAGAG GTTGGCTACGCAATTCGTTTTGAGGACTGCACGTGTGAGAAAACCATGATCAAGTACATGACGGACGGCATCCTGCTCAGGGAGTCACTGAGGGAGTCCGACCTGGACCATTACAGCGCTGTCATCATGGACGAAGCTCACGAGCGTTCCCTGAACACCGACGTGCTGTTCGGTCTGCTCCGTGAG GTTGTATCTCGGCGCACGGACTTGAAACTCATTGTTACTTCGGCGACAATGGACTCGGACAAATTTGCCTCATTTTTTGGCAACGTACCCATATTTCACATTCCGGGAAGAACATTCCCAGTGGACATAATGTTTAGCAAG ACTCCTCAGGAGGACTATGTGGAGGCAGCAGTGAAACAGGCCCTGCAGATCCACCTCAGTGGGTTGTTCGGGGACATTCTCATCTTCATGCCTGGTCAGGAGGATATTGAG GTGACATCTGATCAGATAGTGGAGCGACTGGAGGAATTGGATAATGCTCCTGCTTTGGCTGTACTGCCAATTTATTCCCAGCTACCCTCTGACCTGCAGGCCAAAATCTTCCAGAAG GCCCCAGACGGTGTTCGAAAATGTATCGTTGCGACAAACATAGCAGAGACTTCCCTCACCGTGGATGGTATCATGTTTGTTGTGGATGCTGGATATTGCAAACTCAAG GTGTTCAATCCTCGTATTGGAATGGATGCTCTGCAAGTGTATCCTATAAGCCAAGCGAATGCAAACCAGCGTGCTGGTAGAGCAGGTCGTACAGGACCAGGGCAGTGTTACAG GCTTTACACTCAGAGTGCCTATAAGAATGAGATGCTGACCACCACCATACCAGAGATTCAGAGGACCAATCTGGCTAATGTGGTCCTGCTATTAAAGTCGCTGGGTGTTCAGGATTTGCTGCTTTTCCACTTCATGGACCCGCCGCCTGAAGACAACATGCTCAACTCCATGTACCAGCTTTGGATCCTGGGAGCGCTGGATAATACTG GTTCTCTGACGCCGACCGGTCGGATGATGGTGGAGTTTCCCCTCGACCCAGCGTTGTCCAAGATGCTGATTGTGTCCTGCGACATGGGCTGCAGCGCTGACATCCTCATCATCGTTTCCATGCTCTCTGTGCCGGCCATATTTTACAGACCTAAG GGCCGTGAGGAAGAGAGTGACCAGGTCAGGGAAAAGTTCTCGGTGCCTGAGAGCGACCACCTGACATACCTTAACGTCTACACGCAGTGGAAAAACAACAATTATTCCAGCATCTGGTGCAACGATCACTTCATTCACACCAAGGCTATGCGCAAG GTGCGTGAGGTGCGCTCCCAATTAAAAGACATCATGGTGCAGCAGAGGATGAACTTAATGTCGTGTGGATCAGACTGGGATATAATTAGGAAGTGCATATGCGCCGCTTACTTCCACCAGGCTGCCAAGCTCAAG GGCATTGGTGAATACGTAAATGTGAGGACAGGTATGCCGTGTCACCTTCACCCCACCAGCTCCCTCTTTGGTATGGGCTATACTCCTGACTACATCATCTACCACGAGCTTGTAATGACTACCAAG GAGTACATGCAGTGTGTAACTGCAGCGGATGGAGAGTGGCTGGCAGAATTAGGGCCCATGTTTTACAGCATCAAACATGCTGGGAGAAGCAGACAG
- the LOC130920253 gene encoding cytochrome b5, with protein MGEEITGNPINEENRPTVNGEENGKSLKDGVKYYTLEDVQLHNKSNDTWLIIHDKLYDVTSFLEEHPGGEEVLLEQAGSDATESFEDVGHSTDAREMLQQYYIGELHMDDRKKDKPKLPDVEFPSGGSSNSWTTWVIPAIAATVIGVLYRFYISS; from the exons ATGGGTGAGGAAATTACAGGTAATCcaataaatgaagaaaacagACCTACGGTGAACGGCGAAGAAAACGGCAAAAGCTTAAAAGATGGTGTTAAGTACTACACGTTAGAAGATGTACAACTCCATAACAAGAGCAACGACACATGGCTCATCATTCACGACAAACTATATGATGTCACGAGTTTCCTCGAAGAA CATCCAGGAGGTGAGGAGGTGTTGCTGGAGCAGGCTGGTTCGGATGCAACAGAGAGCTTTGAAGATGTGGGTCACTCAACGGACGCCCGAGAGATGCTGCAGCAGTACTACATCGGCGAGCTTCACATG GATGACAGAAAAAAGGATAAGCCAAAG CTGCCAGATGTAGAATTCCCATCAGGAGGGTCCAG CAACTCCTGGACCACATGGGTGATACCAGCCATCGCCGCGACTGTCATTGGAGTCCTGTATCGGTTCTACATCTCCTCTTGA